A single genomic interval of Alteromonas sp. CI.11.F.A3 harbors:
- a CDS encoding dienelactone hydrolase family protein, translating into MSLQQKNTAIPKEAFDWYDAYAHGGMDRRTFMTKLTGLVALGYSMSFLTSALLPNYALAEQISFNDPDITATYETFSSPKGHGEGKGYLVVPNALTQNETMQKKAPVVLVVHENRGLNPYVKDVARRLAKAGFIAFAPDALFPLGGYPGNDDEGRAMQRTLERSKIEQDFVAAAEFIKAHEMSNGKLGAVGFCFGGYMVNYLAAVDSDLIDAGVPFYGTPAAKELRKNIEAPLLIQLGELDERVNASWPEYEEDLKANNVQYEMHMYKNANHGFHNDSTGRFDKDNAELAWSRTIAFFNAKLA; encoded by the coding sequence ATGAGCCTTCAGCAGAAAAACACCGCTATTCCAAAAGAAGCCTTTGACTGGTACGACGCTTATGCCCACGGTGGAATGGACAGACGTACATTCATGACCAAGCTAACCGGACTAGTTGCCCTTGGGTATTCCATGTCATTTTTAACTTCTGCATTATTACCAAACTACGCTCTAGCTGAACAAATATCCTTTAACGACCCTGATATAACCGCAACCTATGAAACATTTTCCTCCCCGAAAGGGCACGGAGAAGGTAAAGGTTACTTAGTCGTGCCGAATGCCTTAACACAGAATGAAACCATGCAAAAGAAAGCGCCAGTTGTCTTGGTAGTACATGAAAATCGTGGGCTAAACCCTTACGTTAAAGATGTAGCAAGAAGACTTGCCAAGGCAGGTTTTATCGCGTTTGCTCCCGATGCATTATTTCCATTAGGGGGCTACCCTGGCAATGACGATGAAGGTCGCGCTATGCAACGAACTCTCGAACGCTCAAAAATAGAACAAGATTTTGTAGCCGCTGCTGAATTTATTAAAGCGCATGAAATGTCTAACGGAAAACTAGGTGCCGTGGGTTTTTGTTTTGGTGGTTATATGGTGAATTATTTAGCCGCCGTAGACAGTGATCTCATTGATGCAGGTGTGCCTTTTTATGGTACGCCTGCTGCAAAGGAGCTGCGTAAAAATATAGAAGCGCCGTTACTGATACAGCTCGGTGAATTAGATGAGCGGGTAAATGCGAGCTGGCCTGAATACGAAGAAGATTTAAAAGCGAATAACGTACAGTATGAGATGCACATGTACAAAAACGCGAACCATGGCTTTCATAATGATTCCACGGGGCGGTTTGACAAAGATAATGCGGAATTAGCGTGGTCTAGAACCATTGCATTTTTTAACGCTAAACTGGCGTAA